Proteins encoded together in one Planctomyces sp. SH-PL14 window:
- a CDS encoding nucleoside hydrolase: protein MTNEPISGIRIAFARAILAAMVLFSIRPAGAADQKGAKPDATATKPPIPMIIDVDMESDCDDAGALAMAHALADQGECEILAILSCSRHRWTVPCIDAINTYYGRPNLPIGQVAKGVDQDSRYARYVAEHFPNDCTRESAVEAVSLQRRLLAGAKDGSVVFVTLGYLTNQRDLLASGPDEHSPLGGRDLVRQKVKALVSMGSRYPADTAPPQKTQAGAWGNFRPDPQSAITVTEQWPTLIHFTGGGEFAMRCGSGERLHETPESNPVRKVYELFFAGRSPAATSTRQHSADQVAVWIAVRGIEPFFRVVTEGHNEIDVYGRNAWKPSPDDSRQQYTSDFTDGVDPTAASEAFNELMNRPPARRSAAPDRP from the coding sequence ATGACGAATGAACCGATCTCCGGAATCCGAATCGCCTTCGCCCGAGCGATCCTCGCCGCGATGGTTCTGTTCTCCATCCGCCCCGCAGGGGCGGCGGACCAGAAAGGGGCCAAGCCGGACGCGACCGCGACCAAGCCTCCCATCCCGATGATCATCGACGTCGACATGGAGTCGGACTGCGACGACGCGGGAGCCCTCGCGATGGCGCATGCCCTGGCCGACCAGGGGGAATGCGAAATCCTGGCGATCCTCTCCTGCTCGCGACACCGCTGGACCGTCCCCTGCATCGACGCCATCAACACCTACTACGGCCGCCCGAACCTGCCGATCGGCCAGGTCGCCAAAGGGGTGGACCAGGACTCCCGCTATGCCCGGTACGTCGCCGAACACTTTCCGAACGATTGCACCCGCGAATCTGCAGTCGAAGCGGTCTCGCTGCAGCGGCGGCTTCTGGCGGGTGCGAAGGACGGGAGCGTGGTCTTCGTGACGCTCGGCTACCTGACGAACCAGCGGGACCTGCTGGCAAGCGGTCCCGACGAGCACAGCCCGCTGGGTGGCCGCGACCTGGTCCGTCAGAAAGTGAAAGCTCTCGTCAGCATGGGAAGCCGCTACCCGGCCGATACGGCGCCGCCCCAGAAGACCCAGGCAGGGGCCTGGGGCAATTTCCGCCCCGATCCGCAGTCGGCCATCACCGTCACGGAACAGTGGCCGACCCTGATTCACTTTACCGGCGGAGGAGAGTTCGCGATGCGGTGCGGCAGCGGCGAACGGCTGCACGAAACGCCCGAGTCGAACCCCGTCCGCAAGGTGTATGAGCTCTTCTTCGCCGGACGTTCTCCGGCCGCGACCTCCACCCGGCAGCACAGCGCCGACCAGGTGGCAGTGTGGATCGCCGTCCGGGGAATCGAGCCGTTCTTCCGGGTCGTCACGGAAGGCCACAACGAGATCGACGTCTACGGCCGCAACGCCTGGAAGCCGTCGCCGGACGACTCCCGGCAGCAGTACACGTCGGACTTCACGGACGGCGTCGATCCCACGGCGGCCTCGGAGGCCTTCAACGAACTGATGAATCGGCCTCCGGCGCGCCGATCCGCCGCGCCGGACCGCCCCTGA